A section of the bacterium SCSIO 12696 genome encodes:
- the rlmB gene encoding 23S rRNA (guanosine(2251)-2'-O)-methyltransferase RlmB: MKSQEWQYGLHAVQALLKTNPERVKELRLQRGRDDERIKKIVQMAERHGTPITWVNRKEMDKAADGRHQGVMALCEGGEIRDEHYLMQLVERLDRPPFLLVLDGVTDPHNLGACLRSADAAGVDAVIAPKDRSVGITPTVSKVACGAAESVPFVVVTNLARTLKQLQEAGVWMVGTAGEADELVYSADLKGPLALVMGAEEKGMRRLTREQCDALVKLPMAGEVSSLNVSVATGVCLFEAVRQRG, from the coding sequence GTGAAATCCCAAGAATGGCAATACGGCTTGCACGCAGTGCAGGCGCTGTTAAAAACCAACCCGGAAAGAGTCAAAGAGTTGCGCTTGCAGCGGGGTCGCGACGACGAGCGCATTAAAAAAATTGTGCAAATGGCTGAGCGCCACGGCACGCCCATTACCTGGGTAAATCGCAAGGAGATGGACAAGGCCGCTGACGGCCGCCACCAGGGGGTGATGGCTCTTTGTGAAGGTGGTGAGATTCGTGATGAACACTATTTAATGCAACTGGTGGAGCGCCTGGATCGCCCACCGTTTTTACTGGTGCTGGACGGCGTTACTGACCCTCACAATTTAGGCGCTTGCTTGCGCTCGGCGGATGCTGCTGGGGTAGATGCGGTGATCGCCCCCAAAGATCGCTCTGTAGGCATTACCCCAACAGTGAGTAAGGTGGCCTGTGGCGCGGCAGAGTCGGTGCCCTTTGTGGTGGTGACTAATCTGGCCCGCACTCTGAAGCAACTGCAAGAGGCCGGTGTTTGGATGGTGGGTACGGCTGGTGAGGCGGATGAACTGGTTTACAGCGCGGATTTGAAAGGCCCGCTGGCATTGGTGATGGGTGCGGAAGAAAAAGGCATGCGCCGCCTCACCAGAGAGCAGTGCGACGCTTTGGTAAAGTTGCCTATGGCCGGCGAAGTAAGCAGTTTGAATGTATCGGTGGCGACCGGTGTGTGTTTGT
- a CDS encoding carbon storage regulator, translating into MLVLTRREDQSILIGEDIKITIVKFGYKDGQVKVSIEAPKDVLILREGLKENGE; encoded by the coding sequence ATGCTTGTCCTAACCCGTAGAGAAGACCAATCAATCCTGATAGGTGAAGATATTAAAATCACTATAGTTAAATTTGGCTATAAAGATGGTCAGGTTAAGGTATCTATTGAGGCACCTAAAGATGTGCTGATTTTGAGGGAAGGACTTAAAGAGAATGGCGAATAA
- the rnr gene encoding ribonuclease R, which produces MTKKRTTKDPHAAREAQRYANPIPSREFILDFLRDSIGPMTHPELCKALKLRDEEAVEALRRRLIAMCRDGQLVSNRRDAFGPLDKMNLVRGRVIGHPEGFGFVKPDVGGDDLFLSSRQMRRVMDGDRVLVRTAGRDRRGRVEASIVEVVERGNSQLVGRLFSESGVFFVRPENPRVPQDILVPPKDIAKAEEGQVVVVDIVTPPDRHTMPTGKITEVLGSHLDPGMEIDIAIRNHGIPNQWPAAVTKQCAQIPEEVTEADKQHRVDLRHLPLVTIDGEDARDFDDAVYCTPGRMGSHTLYVAIADVSHYVDVASPLDKEAWERGNSVYFPEQVVPMLPEKLSNGLCSLNPQVDRLAMVCEMKIGASGEVSKYQFYEAVIHSHARLTYTQVAQMIAQRDDRDSPTRQRFKSVVKHIDHLYKLFQVLLAARTQRGAIDFETTETRILFNAERKIDQIVPTERTDAHRLIEECMLCANVCAAQLLEKSKLPGLYRIHDTPKEQKLTALREFLGELGLGLGGGESPSPQDMQKVLGGIAERPDRHVIQTVMLRSMNQAVYDPENIGHFGLNYPAYTHFTSPIRRYPDLLTHRAIRHLLRSKKRVGGLKRVKGAPLLTADKIYPYDMAAMMEAGEHCSMTERRADEATREVVSWLKCEYLQEHVGDEMDGVVSAVTNFGLFVELQDIYIEGLVHITNLPKDYYNHDPSHHRLVGERTRRVYRLGDKLRVKVIRVALDERKIDFELVDKAAVQAPPKKMSGKDKFMAQMKAEQGRGKKGPSKRPVRRKKK; this is translated from the coding sequence TTGACTAAAAAACGCACCACAAAAGACCCCCACGCCGCCCGCGAGGCGCAGCGCTACGCCAATCCCATTCCCAGCCGCGAATTTATCCTCGATTTTTTACGCGACAGCATTGGCCCCATGACCCATCCGGAGCTGTGCAAGGCACTGAAGTTGCGTGATGAAGAGGCGGTAGAGGCGTTGCGTCGCCGCTTGATCGCTATGTGCCGAGACGGTCAGTTGGTCAGCAATCGCCGGGATGCCTTTGGTCCGTTGGACAAGATGAACCTTGTGAGAGGCCGGGTCATCGGTCACCCGGAAGGCTTTGGCTTTGTGAAACCGGATGTCGGGGGCGACGATCTGTTTTTGTCCAGCCGCCAGATGCGCCGGGTGATGGACGGTGATCGGGTACTGGTGCGCACTGCTGGGCGCGATCGCCGCGGCCGGGTGGAGGCTTCCATCGTCGAGGTGGTGGAACGGGGCAACAGCCAGTTGGTGGGGCGGTTGTTTTCCGAGAGTGGTGTGTTCTTTGTGCGCCCGGAAAATCCTCGGGTACCGCAGGATATTTTGGTGCCGCCCAAGGATATCGCCAAAGCAGAAGAAGGGCAGGTTGTGGTGGTGGATATTGTCACCCCGCCGGATCGTCACACCATGCCCACTGGCAAAATTACTGAGGTATTGGGCAGCCATCTGGATCCGGGCATGGAAATCGATATTGCCATCCGCAATCACGGCATCCCCAATCAATGGCCTGCAGCGGTTACCAAACAGTGCGCCCAAATACCGGAAGAGGTCACAGAGGCGGATAAACAGCATCGAGTGGATTTGCGTCATCTGCCGCTGGTGACCATCGATGGTGAAGACGCCCGCGATTTTGACGATGCGGTGTACTGCACGCCGGGCCGTATGGGCAGCCACACTCTGTATGTGGCCATTGCCGATGTGTCTCACTATGTGGATGTGGCCAGCCCTTTGGACAAAGAGGCCTGGGAACGAGGCAACTCGGTGTACTTTCCCGAGCAGGTGGTGCCGATGTTGCCGGAGAAACTGTCCAACGGCCTCTGTTCCCTGAACCCTCAAGTGGATCGTCTGGCCATGGTCTGCGAGATGAAAATCGGTGCCAGTGGTGAGGTGAGCAAATACCAGTTTTATGAAGCGGTGATTCACTCTCACGCCCGCCTGACTTATACCCAGGTGGCGCAGATGATCGCCCAGCGTGATGATCGCGATAGCCCCACTCGGCAGCGCTTTAAATCGGTGGTCAAACACATCGATCACCTCTATAAATTGTTTCAGGTGCTTTTGGCGGCTCGCACTCAACGGGGTGCCATCGACTTTGAAACCACCGAAACCCGCATTTTGTTTAATGCCGAGCGCAAGATCGACCAGATTGTGCCCACCGAGCGCACCGACGCTCACCGTTTGATTGAAGAGTGCATGCTGTGCGCCAATGTGTGCGCCGCTCAGCTGCTGGAAAAGAGCAAGTTGCCGGGCCTGTACCGCATTCACGATACCCCCAAAGAACAAAAGCTCACGGCGTTGCGGGAGTTTCTTGGCGAATTGGGTTTGGGATTGGGCGGCGGTGAATCCCCATCGCCCCAAGATATGCAGAAAGTGCTGGGCGGTATTGCGGAGCGCCCGGATCGCCATGTGATTCAGACGGTGATGCTGCGCTCCATGAACCAGGCCGTATACGACCCGGAAAATATCGGCCACTTCGGCCTCAATTATCCGGCTTACACCCACTTTACCTCGCCCATTCGCCGCTACCCGGATTTGCTCACTCACCGGGCTATCCGCCACTTACTGCGCAGCAAAAAGCGCGTTGGTGGTTTAAAACGGGTTAAGGGTGCACCCCTGTTAACGGCGGATAAAATTTACCCCTACGATATGGCAGCGATGATGGAAGCGGGCGAGCACTGCTCCATGACCGAGCGCCGTGCCGATGAAGCCACTCGTGAAGTGGTGAGTTGGCTCAAGTGTGAGTACTTGCAAGAGCACGTGGGTGACGAAATGGATGGCGTGGTCAGTGCAGTGACGAACTTTGGTTTGTTTGTGGAATTGCAAGATATCTACATTGAAGGTTTGGTGCATATCACCAACCTGCCCAAGGACTACTACAACCACGATCCTTCCCATCACCGTTTGGTGGGTGAGCGCACCCGACGGGTTTATCGGTTGGGGGATAAGCTTAGGGTAAAAGTCATTCGTGTGGCACTGGATGAGCGCAAAATTGATTTTGAGCTGGTGGATAAAGCAGCAGTGCAAGCGCCCCCTAAAAAGATGTCGGGAAAAGACAAGTTTATGGCGCAGATGAAAGCCGAGCAGGGACGCGGTAAAAAAGGGCCGAGTAAAAGGCCGGTGCGACGAAAGAAAAAATAA